The following proteins come from a genomic window of Bactrocera dorsalis isolate Fly_Bdor chromosome 6, ASM2337382v1, whole genome shotgun sequence:
- the LOC125779539 gene encoding uncharacterized protein LOC125779539 has protein sequence MFDMEKSKRKVWTKAETLLFLKCYNERKDEFLHARKKKFAYGNVMEDMIYQGFTDTTISAAALVSKLRTLLKQTGTSPCTVPYMREMDEIFGESCLVSNNHTSNIGTDLQEALVESSGKE, from the exons ATGTTTGACATGGAGAAAag CAAAAGAAAAGTTTGGACGAAGGCCGAGACACTTCTATTCCTGAAGTGCTACAATGAGAGGAAGGATGAGTTCCTGCATGCGCGGAAGAAAAAGTTCGCATATGGAAACGTCATGGAGGACATGATATATCAAGGATTTACA GATACAACAATTAGTGCGGCTGCCCTTGTTTCAAAATTGCGAACGCTTTTGAAGCAGACTGGCACTTCTCCGTGCACAGTACCATATATGCGCGAGATGGACGAAATTTTTGGCGAAAGTTGCTTGGTGTCCAACAACCACACCTCAAACATTGGGACAGATCTTCAAGAGGCATTGGTTGAGTCTAGTG gtaAGGAGTAG